The Chthoniobacterales bacterium genomic sequence GCTGCGGCGGTTCAAGGTGGTGGCGTGACCATGGCGCGGTTTTTTGTCCCGGTGGATCGGTGGGATTCGGGGCTATTGCCCGAAAGTGAAGCCCGCCATGCCGCACAAGTTTTGCGTCTGGGTTCGGGCGACCGGGCGGTGATCTTCGACGGCGCCGGGCGCGCGGCGGACGTGGAATTGGAGAACGCCGGCAAAAAGCACGCAGGATTCCGCGTGCTGCGCGAGTGGCGCGAAGAGCGCCCACGCCCGGAAATCCATCTCATCGCGGCATTGATCAAAAACGAGCGCTTCGATTGGCTCGTGCAGAAGGCGACCGAACTCGGCGCGGCATCGATCCGTCCGGTCGCGGCCGGGCGCAGCGTGGTGAAGCTCGGCGGCAAGGATGCGGAAAAGCGCCGCGCAAAGTGGACGCAAGTGGCCGTCGAAGCGGCGAAGCAGTGCGGCCATCTGGTGTTGCCGGAGATTTTTTCCGTCGCGCGGGCTGAGGACGCTTTCCGCGATTCTCCTGAGGGATTGAAGGGGATTCCGGCTATCCACGCCAAAGGCGCGATGTTGGGTAATTTTTTCGCGGGAACGCCCGGCAACGTGACCTTTGCGATCGGCCCCGAGGGCGATTGGACGGACGATGAAATGGCGGCCGCGCAAGCGGCGGGATTCGTGCCGCTCGATCTTGGACGCCATGTGCTGCGCAGCGAAACGGCGGCGCTCTACGCGCTGGGCGCGGCGGCGCATCATTTTCTCGGCGGGGTTGGGGGGATGGCATGAACTATTTCATCACCGGCACAGATACCGATTGTGGGAAGACATTCGTTACCGCGCTGCTCGTGCGTGCAGCGCGTGAAGCGGGGATCGACGCGGTGGGCGCAAAACCGTTTTGTTGCGGCCCGCGTGACGACGCGGAAATTCTCG encodes the following:
- a CDS encoding 16S rRNA (uracil(1498)-N(3))-methyltransferase → MARFFVPVDRWDSGLLPESEARHAAQVLRLGSGDRAVIFDGAGRAADVELENAGKKHAGFRVLREWREERPRPEIHLIAALIKNERFDWLVQKATELGAASIRPVAAGRSVVKLGGKDAEKRRAKWTQVAVEAAKQCGHLVLPEIFSVARAEDAFRDSPEGLKGIPAIHAKGAMLGNFFAGTPGNVTFAIGPEGDWTDDEMAAAQAAGFVPLDLGRHVLRSETAALYALGAAAHHFLGGVGGMA